The DNA segment GGTACTTTAATTGTTTAGAATTATTTGCACCTGATGAGAACACTGTAGTGATTTTTTCCAAATAAACATGTTCAATATTTTAGGATTCTATTCTAGATGGATAGTTTTAAAAgagtaaattttttataaaaaaaagtgtgatAAAATAGGATTTATTTACTATCCTCTAACCAAACAATTGCATTAGATTGGATCAGACTTAAATTTTGAATCAAACTAATAGATTGGGATTGGGTGAGATGATTTTGTCTGTCAAAATCCATTTCAATCTGTGAATTAACACTCCTAAGGGTAGCTATACATGTGTAGTTGAAGGAGAATGCAACTTGTACAATGTGTACTGGGCTGCAGGTGTGTGGATTAGATGCCTGTTATGGTATCATTTGGTCTGTCTTCCCTCCCCTCCCTGCATATATATGCGTGTGTGTATCAAAACTCTCTATTCTCTTCTGatagttttttgtttttggttcATTATGCTAATTTATTTGGCCTTGATTCTGCAAATAGAAGATTTGTTCCCAAAGCTTAAAGGAGCTGGCCTTGTTTGCTCTGTACCTCCTTCTGGTAATAGGTAACTAAACTCTCAATTATGTTATTGATATTATTTAAGAGAGAAAGATGAACCTTTTAACTGTGACTGCACTGGTTGATATTTCTTCCTTAATTTATTAGTGGGATAGTCTGGCGATATATCTTAACCAAGCCAATTACTGCCTTCAAGGTATTTGAACTTAATTTTCTGAAGAATGTTATTTTTCCAGTGTTTATCTTCTGATATGCATACACCACCTGGCAGGTGACTCGCAGCTTGGCAGCAAAAGCTTTTCAGACCTCTCTTCCCCTTTGTAAGGAGACATTTTTCTCAGCCACTATGGAGGATCATGTTGTTAAAAGGTTTGATTTCCTGGAATCATTCCTCCATGAGCATTTCCATTGCAATTTCAAGTGGAAAGGTGATGCTTAGTGATATATCCATGGCTTGTTACTACTTACGAGATTGTGGTAATGATTTAATGAACAACATGTTCTGTCATGTACCAAAACATTGGTAGTTCTGACCCGAGCTTATTAACAGGGCAGAGGCAGGAGATAAAGCAAGGAATTTCTTCTAAAAAATATGCTTAACATACCTTGGCAAATTGGCTATGATTTTGATGTTTAGGCATGTGCTTGTTGTTATTAAGATCTAGTCAGCAACTCAACACTAGCTTGCCACAAAGTGAAATTTTTATTCCACACTTCAACCACAAACTTAgttctaaatttatttattttttcttttttattcatgGCATTTAGGCATATATGCTTTCTGAGTGATGCGTTAATAATAATGTGCTTGTGCTTGAACCAGTTTCAtgcattttaataataatagttactTCAACTCATGATCAACATATTGCGGAATGCATTcctgttaataatatttaacagaGTGAGAGATATGGCACCAAAATGGTGATTTTCAACAATGTGACCGTGATACCCTCAATTATTTTTGTTGGTTTTAAAGTCCCGAAGCCATTTTGCCGTGTTCTAATATTTCAGATATCAAGAGCTAATGAAAGTAAGTTCGAGGATGCCGATGTTTGATTTGAGAAAGCTGAATGCATCTCTTCCAGTTCCTTCTGTGCCAAACTGCCCTTTTGAAGTTCTTGTGTTGGGTGCAAAGGATGACTTCATTGTGGTAATTTTTTGTCTAAAAGTTAATTCAAGTAACTACGTGCTTCTTCCTCCTCCAATGATACTGTCTAATTCATTGAAATATCATTGCCAGTTATCTTCTCTACCAATAATTCTGCAACATTAATTTAACTTTGTCAGTTAATGCTTTTTTCGTTGGTTATATCATAGGATGCAGAGGGACTTAGAGAAACAGCAAAGTTTTATGGTGTGTCACCAGTATGCGTTGAAGCAGTTGCTCATGACATGATGTTGGATGTTGCGTGGGAGAGAGGTGCTGAAGTTATTCTTTTGTGGCTGAATGGTCTGGAGAAGTAAGAAACAAGAGATAGTAAAGGAAACCATCTACttcatttttctcattttgCTCGGAGCATGCAAATATTTGTCTTCCTCCAAAGAATTAGAAATGATGTAATAATGTTGAAGGTGTTCTAATCTCCAATCTATAAATATTTGCACTTTTATGAGCTTCctcacttgttttttttttataatgatatattgataacctcaatattttatacaactgtattataattatcaatactattattttaatatttgttcatatcatttaattacaaatttacttcttattatatatatttatttctaaacttATCATATCAAGAGTTGTATACAACTTCAAGAATTGTCAAactatcatttttctttttagtataGACTCTCTCACTAACTTGCCATCGAATTGAAATGCAAATGGAGCACATCATATCATAGTCCTTCAGATGGCTGTGGTGAAAATATTTCAGACACCATTAACCCTTTCTTTATTGTGAGTTGTcttaattgtaaaaaaaaatccaaatatgcAAAGATATTCTATTATAAGAAAGCATATTCAAAGCagtaatacaaaaaaaaaaaatacttgtagGCACTTCGTTTATtgatataaaatgataaaataggAATACATCATTGGAAAGGAAGCTTTTAACAAGCATTATTATGAACAACAAACGAATGACAATGGACAACCCACTTCTCTATAATGAACTTTTCTCCCTAAGACTcaattgagattttttttactcTTGCATGTACACTAAACTGTTTCTATTCCACGCAGCACATAATTGCATTATTTCACCCCCTTGTGCTGAAGGTTAAGAAGCCTGAAAAACTTTGCTATTTACCGCTGTTCTGTACAGATGCAACTCGGATGCGCTAGTAACACTAATCTCAGTGTTAGCGGCTGCAAAAAGAACATTACCTTCGGTCACTACGTGCCCTTCGGGTGATCCTGTGTTCATATTTCCTTCCCCAACAGTCACCAAAAATATGGAAGGACCTGGAACTGCTGGAAACACTACTGTTTCCCCTTGAGGAAGAATACAACGATCAATCTCAAATTCCTCAAATGGTGGGGTGTATTTATTTACATATGGATTAAGAGAAACTCCATGCAAGATCTCAGGAGAACCCTGtaagaaaatagagaaaaaatggCCTCAAACATAGAATCTAGTGTATTCATGCCACCTACCGAGTGATCATTTCAAACCAACATCTTCCCTCAAAATGTGTTTCAGTCTTCAACTATATATGCATGACTACTTGTATGCATGCTCATGTTGAGTCTATACTTCACAGACAATAATCAACCAAGCAATCCATGTGGCACGGTGAAGACCAAGGATAAAAAGAAACATAAAAGTAACCAATATAGATCAATCCATAGCCAGGATGAGattcaaagaagaagaaaaatgagaagTGCCTAAGCTAAGTGAAAGGGAACAGTAAATTACTTCAAGTAAACTGAATATCTGAATGAAAAGATCTAGCAACAGCCCTGATGCATCATTTACCTGTTTGTAAGTGAGCATAGAACAAAGGGTCTGGACATCTCGGAGTTTGGGAGTTAGGCCAGCTCGCACAACATTGTCAGAAGTTGCCATGCATTCAACGCACTCCCCAGATAAGTATGCGTGTGGTTCGTTTGCCCCCAGGAACAAAGCTTCACCGGGATTGAGTTTTACAAGGTTGAGAAAGAAGGCTGCTATGACACCAACATCAGATGGGTATTGCCCTTCCAACCGCAGCACCAGCTGCTCTTTATCTGTCAACTGCCTCACCTGACAGAAAAACATAGTAATATGGTATCAACTATGTTGGCACAATAATTcaacaaaagaaagaaaagaaaataattattggaTTGATGATGTAACAAGAAGGTGAAGTCTTGTGAATAGAAAAGCTACAACAGTATCCTCTATCTAGTACATAACAGAGAGGATCAGAAATAGAGACAACATGTGGTTGCAGAATAAGTAGTTTCTATTGTATTCATTACTTTTGACCATGAGATTATATGATCGTTAGAACAGACTTAAATTGCAATATTTCCTGACACGTAAAAACCAGAAGGATAGATAAGCGCATATGCTAAACTCTTAAATCAAATAGCGCATGTATCGAACAAACCTCGTTCTCCTTAAGCAGACGAGTTTTCAATCTGTTTACTGCATCAGTTACTCTCTCTTTACTAGCTGACATGAGATCGGTGAACACTGCCTTCAAAACAGATTTCACCTTCTCTTCACCATCATGATCATTAGTTTGTAAGACCAGGTTTGTATTTGTAGCACCAATTAGTTCCACAATTTCAGGAATAGAATGAAGCACACCCTTGAGCTCCTAAACAGAAACAGGCAGATTGCTCATTTGCTAAAAAATTCATCAAAGCAAACAAGTAAATAATGTCCTGGCATATCGCACATGTTCTAACCCCTATAAAGACAGAACATAAGAGAATAAGTTTAAAGAAAAACTAGGGGAAAAAAAATCACTGATCTACAAGAACCACTCAAGGAATTTTTTCCCCATAATTATTGACATGATTAAAAATACAGAATCTCATTCGTGTCaaactacaaaaaaatattCCTCGGTTGAGATTTTTGGTTTTCTAGTACAATTTGGTAATTCTCAAACTacaaaaaatattcaagttagATGTTTGGTTTTCAAGTATAACTTGGTAATTGCATCCATCTTGCATGATCAAACAAATACACTTTCTAAGGCTTGAGTTATGCAATTTACAAAAATGCTGAATTCATTTTCCACCTTAAAGAATTACACATGGCAGCAGCGGTTGGTGAACTCAAAAGTTAACAAGTGAATACTCATCACATAACTCGTGTAAAGCAAAAGAAAATAACAACAAAACTGCCAGATCCCCCACACCAAACCCAATCCCGTGGAAACCTTAAATTAAAGTAACATAGTTGCGGTTTGGCAGTTTCACAGTAACAGATCTATAATAAAACGAAAATCAAACTTCCACTATCTGTCCTATACCTATCACTTTCATACTTTATTCATTCAAACGGTcatcatttgattttttttacatgttgCTCTCTATTAattgtttggtttggttggCTATCACAGGTTGCATTGCATCAGAAAGAAGCCTGTGAAGAGGTGGAAACGTAATTGACATAATAACGAAAGTAAGGTTAGCAGAAAAAGGAACATTCAGTCACATCACAGGGATTGTACCTAACAGATGGGCAGTTCTTATCCAATCACCCAAAGTCCATGAACACtgtatattttaacttttaaaaaaagtgGCTTTTAACACATCAAACTCTAAACGAACGCATTAAAAAATTCTACTGTTTTTACAATCAATAACAATATTAAGGACAGAAAATCCATGCAGACCCTATCCAGTTTTCTGCAATATAATATAAGGCTCAGATCAAACTCAAAACATCCATTTAGAATTGGAAAACACAGCACtgacataaaaaaaagtatttttttaacgGTCCATTAAAAATCAAACCAGATATTCTAATAAAATTCATACCAAGAactaaaatatgataaaaaaaagtaatttattcATTTAGTTTTCTCTGGGGACCTCTGCAAGAGCCAAAATTAGCTCATATCTGTGTCAGAATTTAACTTTTCTTAtgcaaaaacaaaaacttaaaagaGTAATGCTATATTCTCCTGCTAACCCTCGTGTAAATTTTTCAACTACTTGATAAAGAGAATACTAAATGAAAAAGTAAACAATatgttgaaaatataaaatttatcattCAAAGGAACTAGAGTGGTGGAACGGTGGGGGGTTGAAGAGGAAGATTTAGAGTCATTGAACTTACAATTACAGAGAATAAATGAACAACTTAAcctagtaataataataacaatcaaAAGAAAGGAGTGGTACCTTGAGAGTGATGAATCCACAAAGAGCCTCAAAATTAGTTATTGCAAGAGCCATCTCCGGTTTGTGATTCCCATCTTTATACAAATCAGGGTGCAACTTATGCAGAATTCTAGCCAACTCCTTATCAGGGTGAGCCTGAATAGACAAAGCCTTCCCCACAGACAGCACCTAACAAACGTAAAACGCTGAAAAGATTCAATCTTGCGCCAAAACAGAAACACCCACTTGCACACCAGTCACAATTACGAAGGAGGGATCGGTGAGACATACCTTGAACAAGAAAGGGAGATCAGCACCCCATTTGAGAAGAACCTGTTCCCCGAGCACATCTGGGTTGTCGGAAATCCAGGACTTGAGCGAGACCCCATTGGAGGCCAAGAACGAGGGACTTGAATCGTGGGTACCTATCCAAAGCTCGGCGTAAGGGTCCTCCGCGCGGAATCGGGAGCCGGAATTGAGAGCGTGGAGTCTGGCAACCTCGGAGACGCGACCAGGGAGACCCCAATCGTAGTTTTTGACGGAGCAATGGAGTCTCTGAAGATGACAGGGAGAGTCCTCCATTGCTGTGAAGATGGTGAAGAGAGTTtcagagaagagaagagaatggGAATTGAGATTGAGGCAGAGGCAGAGGCATTGCTGGTATTTGAAGCGTGAGAGTTAGAGAGAAGATGGCGCAAGCGGAGGAAAGGGAAGGTGTGGGGTGTGTCCTTTTCTGATGCAAATTTTGCACTTTCTTTTGTATCAAGTGTTGTTCTCTCTGATcttatcttcttcttcctcttcttcttgttGAGTCGGTTTCTGTTTACCTTTTGTTACTCTCTTTCTTGCTTTCTCAGATGCCTCAAAAGAACAAGAAATTTCACACACCACGACAATTTATGATCCTTCTTCTTATTCCTTCCAATTCTGTAACAAAGCTTCTTCTGTCAAAACTCTAATTCACTTCCACTTTTCCTTTACCCTTCTCTTTGTAAAAGAAACAGTGGAAGTGAATGTCAAAATCAACAACTCAAAAACAagtttaaaatatcaaattgtTTAATACCAAAGAATCACCTCAAAATAGAATCAAAGTTAGAATCGTGTGAtggagaataataataataacataaaagtgtttttttttatattattttattaaagataataaattaTCATCTATTGATATTGTATTtaatatattgttattatttattactatgactgtttttttttattattactgcTATTCATTTGTTGTTAACATGGAAAAATCATATTGAATGTACGTGTTTTGTAGAAGACAAATTTATACaaactttaattgtttttagaaatcataattttttGGTATGAGACAATTAAATTTCTCTAGTGACaaaacaaacataaataaacaaaaatgaaaagacaCATACTCATTAGTTGACTTTAATTATATGTAAGAGATGTTACTGACAAAAGGAAAACTGTTTCTTTACACCacctaaaataattaatatataattcacacctctttataataatataataatatttttaattaaaaaataaaatgaaaatgattaaaaaattaatttattattatgtaaGGTATATAATTTTACTGTGTTGATGGTGTTAATATATCATCCTAACAAAAagcttaaaattaaaaaaattattattttgaaatgaagaagtaatattgttattattattattattacaattaatagATTTCGAATGAAAATATATAGATCATCTTCTCTTTTTatgctaattttttttcctatttttttagtctttattaTTCATTAACACTTATTATCCATTAACACTGTTATCTCGTATATCTAACACTCATAACTCCCAACATCCTTAATTCTAACAATGAGATCTACCATTATCCCCTAGTTACGAGATTGATCATTGATCCCACAGTgactaaataattatttttaaaattattatttattatatttatgtttattattattataatattaaattatattatgaaaggGATAAGTcataatcatattttatatatatatatatatgagtttTGAGATGTAAATAATTTAAGGGAATGAgtgtcattttatttttactgtgaaaataaataattatgggCTTAAATAATTTCATACACAGATTTAAGATTAAACTATAAACCAATGCTTATGAAATAATATTCTCTTAACAATATCAGGCTGTGTTGGTAGGTACATGAGATCTCTACCAATCATGCacaaatattatcaaatatgtTTAAATATAAATGCAATTTTTAAAACTGAACTAAGAATCACATGTGTGAGAAAAACAAATCCAGCATGgctaaatatatacaaattttagCATTCTTATATATCTATATACAAATCTTAAAATTGAAGATAAACTTTCTACTTGgtaaagaataaattaattttaattaaggcGTGTTATGATATGATTAATTTCTTGAATCACGAGAAATACCTTATAATATACAGAAAATGGAAATATAATatgtttgaaataaataaataaaaaggtaatataagaaataaagaaaaagaagttatattttttaatatttatatcagAAAGAATTTTTGTGGTGGTGTGTGAAGTTTCGTAGGTGAAAGAAAGGTGCACATTTTTTACGAGGAAGCAAGCGAAGCAGTAGCAAGAAACACGACGTACACGTGTCGATGACAAATTGAAAATGACAAAACGAACCTCAGGTACAAGAGAAACGACGACGTTGGGTGGGTCGGTGCAGTGTGTTTGTAACGTAACAGAAATACCTATCACCATCGAGTGGGTCCCACGAATCGATTGCACTCCAGAACCGGTCTTTACTCTCGCCGACAAAACCAGCCCATCTTCCATTCACAAAACAATGTTTCTTAAactttctcattttatttttttactgttattaaaataaacttaaatattgttaattaatttacaaaaatttatgaaaaatattatagtaGTAGTTGGAGAAtcgaaaaagaaacaaatattttataatatatgataTTGAACTAGTTGGAACCAAGAGAACTATTACCTTTTTTTCTCGATTGGTCGGTCGACTTTTTTCTCCTACTTTTCAAATGTATTCTTTTTACATATCTCACCTCTCTACTCCTCGTCTCTGTGATCTCTGGATTTGAATGTTACCtgcaaaaaaaatactttgtcgCTCAAGTAAGACTTCAACACTCAGTATACGCTGCAATTAGTATTAGATGATGACGTACCTGATTTTTTGAATCTGcgtttatttatataattatcatgGGTCCTTTATTAATGAACCTAATTAAAGGTTTAATcgaaaccctaaatcctaaactcCAAATAAAACTTCGACACTCGGTATACGGTGCAATTAGTATTAGATGATGACATACTTGGTTTGTTGAATTTGcgtttatttatataattatcgtGGGTCATTTGTTAGTGAGCCTGATTAAAGATTTAATCTATGATTAAGAATGTATTACTTAATGTTTGGTCTTTGATTAGAATTGTAAATCTTCTGCTTAGTGTAATGGTctcaattgattttttttttacagttgTTGGACTTCGAATCTGTTGTAACATCCaatcaatataatatataaataaacacaaattttataagattaaattaatttaaaatttattttcttaatagttGTTATtacttacacataagagaacaTGAATTAGAGAAATGGATTGAAGAGCTACTCATAAATAACTCAGAGATGAAAGTGATGTGGGTGGAGGGCAAAAAAGTTTTGTGCAGTGCTCATGTGGACCAAATAAGAGCATGGAATACATGTTAGAATTCATCTCAATAGAATAATTCTATAATGTTTTTGTGGAGAGGATAAAATATTCtctatggaaaaaaaaataaactcgTAAAACAAATAACAATTTTAAGCCAAATTGCTATAATTTCAtgcaaagaataaaaaaaatactaaaatacaTCTAGATAGCAATAAGTGGTACATGATTCAGTCATTTAAAGTAAGGTATGAAGTTTAAAtctagtgaaaaaaaaaagattgaaaCTAATTATTAGTGGTCAATTAGGTTCTTAATGAAGCTTCGTTAttgacaaagaaataaaaagttgtcataattaaggaaataaaacatatatttacaTAGATGAAAAAGGTTCACCCagataaaacaaataaaacaaataaacaaataaacaagGATCAAAGAAATGATCATGTATTTGTTTTTCACACTAATTAATAAACACACAatgttgatatttttattaaatttattttttattgataaaaaaaactaataatcaaaatataatcTTATTCCTAAAGCCTCTTTGACTATTTGCATTTTGAGTAGCTTTATGTAAAACCATAATGCAAGGAGTATGAAATTGTGACATAATCAATTTGAAATACTATAATAAAAACCCTAATTTTGAAGTTTAAGTCAAggaaaacaaaatgattttttctaaTTCTACACTGTAAACAATTAGCTACAAACAAAATTCTTAACAATGTTAACACCAATTTAACAAAAATGACATAGTTGAGTCACTTTTATAATATAAGGAGTTCCATTGACTTTTTGAAGAGACACTATGACcaaatataacatttttaatataattgcagaataaaaaagtataactaaaccataatattatataaaaaatgttttctcatttcttttgataaaataatcttttgtttacttatttatttattgttgggTATTAGTAAAAACTTTCACTTTacactttaataaattaatatttttttaaaattttaaaatatcattatattattataaataatgttagatatattttttttttattatggtgTCAAGAAAACTTTTCTCTTTATTATTTTCCGTTCTGCATCAGAGAGGGTTGACAACATTCATCTTAGAACTTGggaaattgaaaattaaaactttaCATAGTTGAAAAGCAGTTTAAAGATTTGAATGAAAGTCATTCACAACTactttacaatttaaaatatttatttgaacaCGTCAAATTACTACATATTTAAATTAGGGCACGATTGTCTAACTAATGGGTCGgtcactatatatatatatatatatatatatatatatatatatatatatatcaccctttaataatattttttaagaaaaactctttataaattaaaatatttatatatattttttagagaaattaaatataaatatttaaaatctataCCATGCTCTGTCAGActcttaaaaacaaaaatttattataagtGGGTAGGGATAATAATAACAAGATGAGGTGTAGTGATAACGATATATCAATATTGTAAATGGctgttaaatatatatatatatatatatatatatatattacacgtggttgttaaaaaaaaaggaagcaTTCTATGTCATTccttttttaaacaaaaacaaaacagtgaacGATTATTCCAATTTGACTATATATGTGATAAACAAACATTGTAAGTTACAAAATTTTGATAGGTCATAAAGTTATCGAAAGAACCTAAGATATACTCTTGAAATACTCAGCACCAAACatatgtttttaaatatatctaaaaataaattattttgatcaTAATATTTCTGTAAgttatattcataaaaaatataaaatcataatttgaTGCAAACATCCTTCTCACTTTTCTttgactctttcttcctacgtACCTTCTCCTTCTCCCGAGACCCGAACTAAATgtgaaaatactattttatcattttttgtgtcaCTTACATACATAATCTGGAAGATGTTTTTggatttgaaagtgttttttagatttataaaatttggaactcttttttggattttgaaataagcctatggattatgtaacCCGGAGGCTAATCACACATGAAAAAAAaggcttccagattacatatTCCGGAAGCTAATCGCAAAAGgtttctgaattacataatccgaaattTAATTATGGATCTAGAAAAAGActtatggattatataatccagaatattaaaaaaatgtattttttgaatACAAGAACTTATGGGGTTGACACAAGAAGgtatagaggtgcaggaagaaacaaccaTTTTCTTTGGGTGGATAGATATATGGACTTTGAATGAGGAGAACTCCACTAAGTTGTGGGCTAATATATTGGATTGGACTCTAGTTGTTTTATATTGGGCTTTGGTAGTAACAAAGCATAAgcaatttcttcctccacctccataaATCTTTAACTTCCAAACATATCCTTCTACAAAAAGTGTAGGATTTGTTTTTTCTCATTtccaaattgtataatttattatatattctaaattctaaaatttttaatacaaaattgtattccaaaatttagaatgtattttttggGTTTGAAAATATATCCCAAACTCTAACGAATTCTAGAGTTTGGAATGTATCTTTTAACTCAAAAAATACATTCCGAACTCTAGAAGTTGgtttgtatttcaaattttataatttaaaatttatttttgaattcaaaaaatacatttcaatctctaaaatttagaatataaaaattataaaaataaaattgttattttgttttctatatggaggtgcaggaagaaattttcTAAACAATATAGGGCTGGTTGAGGCTTGGTAGTTGGTTTGAGTGTTAGGTTTGATGAATTCAATTATAACTTCCACAAACATCTTTTGCATAGTTTGTCTaacaaattaaagtaaaaataccAATTTGTCACTTCTACATgagcattaaaaaataacaatgttTTTAAACTTTGTTATCGATGTTGATTAATTGATGCATGacatgaatattattattattgttaattataatattactattcatatttttttattaaccataacaataataataataaatttaataatattaataaaattattggaagggaataaatataaatttattggaCCGTCTACCACACACAAATGCTAGACGATAACAGAAGAAATCGCAAATATCGGAcaaaaaataaaccaaaaaataaacaaaaatcatACAAAGAAAGTTATGTGGTTCAAACAACAACATAAATTCATTAACAAAGTACATTATATTACAACACAAACTCTAAGTTTTAAGTTAAATTGTCAAAGATTGTATAACTAACTTCTGAAAGGACTTTTGCTAAAATTGTACAAAGTTATATGCATTTGAATTGAGTTAGGAGTAAAAATGACATTAAAAGTCAAACTCATGTACCAGATGATTTGTTCATAAACTCTGATAAAGATAAACGGTCTTATACTATCAAACACTCTAATTCTCATACAATCTATATCTTTAAACACTTTATAAACCTTTTGAAAATAGATTTTTTCTAAACCAAATCTTCACACGAATTATAAAtctaaataagagaaaaaacaatctaaaaaagataaaagagaaTAGTGAAAGAGAGATAATCACTTGAACTTC comes from the Phaseolus vulgaris cultivar G19833 chromosome 8, P. vulgaris v2.0, whole genome shotgun sequence genome and includes:
- the LOC137827295 gene encoding uncharacterized protein isoform X1, producing the protein MAVCVSGSHTIFMNRSNLKTVAVLSREKKMGVQYDLKQGQSRNFHELPSGLSMEVIVQKGAEINKNVEYPPLVFVHGSYHAAWCWAEHWLPFFSSSGYDCYAVSLLGQGESDAPADSVAGTLQTHARDVADFICRNIRSPPVLVGHSFGGLIIQYYISNLGNDNLKEDLFPKLKGAGLVCSVPPSGNSGIVWRYILTKPITAFKVTRSLAAKAFQTSLPLCKETFFSATMEDHVVKRYQELMKVSSRMPMFDLRKLNASLPVPSVPNCPFEVLVLGAKDDFIVDAEGLRETAKFYGVSPVCVEAVAHDMMLDVAWERGAEVILLWLNGLEK
- the LOC137827294 gene encoding mannose-6-phosphate isomerase 1-like gives rise to the protein MEDSPCHLQRLHCSVKNYDWGLPGRVSEVARLHALNSGSRFRAEDPYAELWIGTHDSSPSFLASNGVSLKSWISDNPDVLGEQVLLKWGADLPFLFKVLSVGKALSIQAHPDKELARILHKLHPDLYKDGNHKPEMALAITNFEALCGFITLKELKGVLHSIPEIVELIGATNTNLVLQTNDHDGEEKVKSVLKAVFTDLMSASKERVTDAVNRLKTRLLKENEVRQLTDKEQLVLRLEGQYPSDVGVIAAFFLNLVKLNPGEALFLGANEPHAYLSGECVECMATSDNVVRAGLTPKLRDVQTLCSMLTYKQGSPEILHGVSLNPYVNKYTPPFEEFEIDRCILPQGETVVFPAVPGPSIFLVTVGEGNMNTGSPEGHVVTEGNVLFAAANTEISVTSASELHLYRTAVNSKVFQAS